The following coding sequences lie in one Arachis stenosperma cultivar V10309 chromosome 5, arast.V10309.gnm1.PFL2, whole genome shotgun sequence genomic window:
- the LOC130981438 gene encoding uncharacterized protein LOC130981438, producing MCPICLHEPETTEHALLLCPWTRAAWFGAQIQCCPTDLSVSSFGKWLMDILGKMKLNIGVEYDLWCSKVGCLVWEMWKARNLAVHQRTSPNPTAVICKAKLMELEFAELEEEPEKHSTSVKRLGATAAVYRDPNGSLLAGINSTIVATSPLAAEALAVREALIMSRNFQMEKVIIESDNQILVQALKSHASIEAIQVAGRMVKLCLLHVRITSLSIVYVRLGGVLRYWIAVAGGWRGLTAGGVDSSLEIGTLAKGM from the exons ATGTGTCCTATTTGTCTGCATGAACCAGAGACCACAGAACATGCATTGCTACTCTGTCCCTGGACTAGAGCAGCATGGTTTGGAGCACAAATCCAGTGTTGTCCTACAGACCTATCAGTCTCTTCTTTTGGGAAGTGGTTGATGGATATTTTAGGAAAAATGAAGTTGAATATAGGGGTTGAGTATGATCTTTGGTGTAGTAAGGTTGGTTGTCTAGTTTGGGAAATGTGGAAAGCAAGAAATCTAGCAGTGCATCAGAGGACTAGTCCTAATCCAACAGCTGTGATTTGCAAAGCTAAACTAATGGAACTAGAATTTGCAGAATTGGAAGAGGAACCAGAGAAGCATTCAACTAGTGTGAAAAGGTTAG GAGCCACAGCAGCGGTATACAGAGACCCTAACGGATCCCTTCTCGCAGGAATCAACTCCACAATAGTCGCCACTTCGCCGTTAGCTGCGGAAGCATTAGCGGTTAGGGAAGCTCTAATTATGTCAAGAAATTTTCAGATGGAGAAGGTTATCATAGAATCAGATAATCAGATACTGGTTCAAGCTTTAAAATCACATGCATCAATAGAAGCCATTCAG GTTGCTGGTAGAATGGTGAAGTTGTGTCTGTTGCATGTGCGAATAACTAGCTTGAGCATAGTCTATGTTAGATTAGGTGGTGTTCTGCGGTACTGGATTGCTGTTGCTGGAGGGTGGAGGGGGTTGACAGCGGGAGGGGTTGACAGCAGCCTTGAAATCGGAACACTTGCAAAGGGAATGTGA
- the LOC130981439 gene encoding glycosyltransferase BC10-like, which produces MMKSSNNQNPMNSAPKLFGVPLPQGRFLSYVFFLCCGVTIGIFSSYYYLKNGIPSLQFLRSSLTQSPPQAPPDVSLIPPPSVISEYWSNENVSVTELKHGPLRPRHQAPMHHMNDKELLRVAAKAVRNGTYLKQHHVPKVAFLFLVRGPVLLAPLWQKFFEGNEGKYSIYVHSNPSYDSSVPESPVFRGRRIPSKKVEWGGVNMIEAERRLLANALLDLSNERFALISESCIPLFNFSFTYSYLINSEQNYVMAYDEDSAVGRGRYRSSMSPTITLKQWRKGSQWFEMGRELAHQVVTDKKYFPIFQKHCRGSCYSDEHYLPTYVSIEHWKKNSNRSLTWVDWSKGGPHPAKFVRPEVTIDFLNSLRDMQCPYNGNSTNACYLFARKFLPSALIRLLKVTHIVFRF; this is translated from the exons atgatgAAGAGTTCGAATAATCAAAATCCAATGAACTCTGCTCCAAAACTCTTCGGTGTTCCTCTGCCGCAAGGTCGTTTTCTTTCttatgtcttcttcttgtgctGTGGTGTAACAATTGGAATCTTCAGCAGCTACTACTATCTTAAAAACGGCATACCAAGCCTTCAGTTCCTTCGATCCTCGCTCACTCAATCCCCGCCTCAGGCGCCGCCGGACGTATCCTTGATCCCTCCGCCGTCAGTAATATCGGAATATTGGAGCAATGAGAACGTGAGTGTCACTGAATTGAAACATGGACCCCTGCGGCCACGTCATCAGGCGCCAATGCATCATATGAATGATAAAGAATTGCTTCGCGTAGCTGCAAAGGCTGTGAGGAATGGGACGTATCTGAAACAACATCATGTTCCTAAGGTGGCCTTCTTGTTCTTGGTAAGGGGTCCTGTGCTTTTGGCTCCTTTGTGGCAGAAGTTCTTCGAAGGGAATGAAGGCAAGTACTCTATTTACGTGCATTCTAATCCATCCTATGATTCATCAGTTCCGGAGAGTCCGGTTTTTCGAGGACGGAGAATTCCTAGTAAG AAGGTGGAATGGGGCGGCGTCAACATGATCGAAGCAGAGCGTCGTCTTCTGGCCAACGCGCTGCTGGATCTATCGAACGAGCGATTCGCTCTCATCTCAGAATCCTGCATACCCCTTTTCAACTTCTCCTTCACCTATTCCTATTTGATTAACTCTGAACAGAACTATGTCATGGCGTATGACGAGGACAGCGCAGTCGGAAGAGGACGGTATAGGAGCAGCATGTCCCCAACCATCACTCTAAAACAATGGAGGAAAG gttctCAGTGGTTCGAAATGGGTAGAGAGCTCGCTCATCAAGTAGTAACAGACAAAAAATACTTCCCAATTTTCCAAAAGCACTGCAGGGGATCATGCTACTCGGATGAACACTACTTGCCAACATATGTTAGCATCGAGCATTGGAAGAAGAACTCGAATCGGAGCTTGACCTGGGTTGATTGGTCGAAAGGCGGTCCGCACCCGGCAAAGTTCGTGAGACCGGAGGTGACCATTGACTTCCTCAACAGCCTGAGGGACATGCAATGCCCATATAACGGAAACAGCACAAATGCTTGTTATCTTTTTGCCAGGAAGTTTTTGCCTAGTGCTTTGATAAGGCTACTTAAGGTTACTCACATAGTTTTTCGGTTTTAA